The Chlamydiales bacterium STE3 DNA segment CTATTATGTCTCTTCTCGATATGACAATTACTCGCTTTTTTTATACAATTGGTAACGACCCCGTCGAACATTTCGTCTCACATCCTTTTTTCGACTTTTTATTTGCCAGAGGGCCTTTGCCAGCACAAATCACAGTAGCGATAGCTGTTGTTGTTCTGCCCCTTTCATATATCTTCAAGTCGTTAAGAAGATGGAGGGAGACGGCCATCACCCTTATTTTAACGCTGGCAATTGGAGCTGGACTAGTGACCCACCTAGCTTTAAAAGATCATTGGGGGAGGCCAAGACCCAAGCAAGTGAAGGAATTTGGCGGCTCTCAGGAATTTCGCCCTTTTTATCAGCCTAATTTTCTGCATCAACCCACCCCTTCTCGTTCATTTCCCTGTGGACACTGTACGATGGGTTTTTTCTTTTTCGCTGTTGCCATTGCAGGGAAAAGAATGCAAAATAAAAAAATGGTTTTTTTCGGTTTTGCGCTAGCATGGACATTAGGTATCCTCCTTAGTGTTGCTCGCATAGCTCAAGGAGGGCATTTCCTTAGTGATACTCTATTTTCCGCAGCGATCATGTGGTACGCTGCTTTAATTATGGACTGGTTAGTTTACGCAGATGAAAACGCTTACTCGCTCGCAAAAGCTCGTGTATGATTATGTTTGTGAAACCTTAAAGCAAACAGGAATCGCGCCCACATTTCGTGAAATCCAAAACTACTTTAGCTTTTCTTCTCTTGGAACAGTATATAATTTTGTTAAAATCTTGAAGAGAAAGGGTTTTTTTGTCGATGATAAGCATGCCTCCATTGCTCTTGCAAAACCACAAGATATCCTAAAAACTGAGCAAGAGTGCCAAATTCCTTTTATCGGCTTAGTAGCACAAGGTTTTCCCATTGAAACTTTTCCCAGAACCAAAAACATCAAAGTTCCCTCTTCCTTAGTTCCAGCACCAGACAACACCTATGTTTTAAAAGCTAAGGGGGAAACGTTAAGTGAAGAGCGAATTGCCGATGGAGATTTATTAGTCGTAGAGGCAAGGCAAGAAGCTCAGTATGGGGAAATCGTTCTAGCTACCATCAATAATTATGACACAATCGTAAAACGCTACTACCCTGAAGGCTCCTATGTTCGCTTAGAAGGAAGCCATGATCAGCACCAACCGATTATCCTGGAAAAAGATGAAGTGGTCATCCAAGGAATCCTTATCGGCCTTATACGTATCTATTAAATCTACTTTTTAAAAAACTTACTTATTCCCTTTAATGTCTTTGGATTTAAGATTTATCAAAACTTATCAAACGATCTTATGAAATGTTATGAAGGGAATTACCTTCTTCTCGTATGATAGCTTAATTATTTGGAGTAATGCTTATGACTTTTAGATCTTTGGCTTTGCTTATACCATGCCTATTTGCCTTGAAATGTGCTGAGCCGCTCATTGCTTCTAATGCACATGATGTCGAGCCTATTTATTTTGAGAATTCTCAAGAAGAAAGTATCCATTGGCAAATATCAGATACTCAAGAATTCGATTGGGTTCATCCGGATTTAGAAGGCTACACGAATGTGGAAAGCCTTGAGCTCTTACCACAACTGCAAATGTATCTTAAAGCAAACCAAGAGTGCTACTTTAGATATAGGAAATTTCACGAGGGGTATTTTGGATCATGGTCCCAGCCTGAAGCCTTCAAAGGCTATAGTAAGCCAGCAATTGCCTCTTCCTGGATTAAGCCCTCTACTTTAGATGATGTAAGCTGGGAAGAAGTTCAGCCTTTCCTTCTTCCATTTGATCACCCTCTTAAAAAGAAGTTAGATACAATCTTCACTAAACGTCGTGCAACAACTTCATTTAAATCTATGGGCAAGTCCGGCTTCATTTGCTATAATCTTCGCAAATGGGACAATATCGTTGTGGCAGCCCACGTTAAGATAAAAGGTTATATCATTAAAACTTATCTTGATGACCAAGTTGGCATCACAGAGATTTACGAACTCAAGAAGCGCATTGAAGGAGCTGCTGCAATACAAAATGCCATTAAAGAACTGCAGTTTCAAAGATTTTTCAAAGTTCCCAAAAAATGGCTATACGTTCTCCCTGAAGAACCAGCATTTGTAAATGGGCATAAAAAACACTTTATTTTAATTGCTGAGGATATGAGACTTGCAAGCGAACTTTCTAATTTAAGCCATTGGAAAAAGAGCCTTAATAAAGAACGATTGAAAGCGCTTTTTCTCCTATTAAACCATGTCGGGTTAAAAGACTCTGTCTTTATCAGTAATATCCCCTTTGCTAAAGATGGCAAAATTGCCTTTGTTGATACTGAGCACTACCATTGGTGGCCCGTTCCATTTCATCGCCTTACGCGCTTCCTTAATGCGGAAATGCAAGCTTACTGGAACCTTCTCATCACGACAAATGGAAATGGTTAAAAAATAGAGATTGCTTTATACAAGGAATGACCCTAGTGTTACTCTTCGTCAAACTCATCCGGTTCTGGTTCAAAATCCTCCAACGTCGTAGAATTTCTCCCAGTGATCATTCTTGTAATAGATAGACTCCAAGCCACCACAACATATCCCCATGTAACAGCTGCAAAAACCAAAGGAAAATGGTTTAAAATTCCATAAAAAATAATTACAGCGCCAAGAACCGTCATTAAAACGACTTGAAATGATGCAACTCTAATATGCAACGTTTTTAAGCTCGGAAATTTCCAACGGCTCACCATAAAATAACCAATGATAATCAATATGGCAAAGAGGATCCAAGCCCGTGTGTCCTCAGAAATGGGCAAAAAAGAGCGAAATTCCTCTGAAACAAGAAGCAAGTTAGCCGACACAACTGCAGCAGCTGCTGCTGGGATCGGTAATCCAGTAAAGTTTTTTTTGCCGGCAAGCATCAAATCAGGATTTTCTTTTTCTAATAAGCTCACGACGTTAAAGCGTACCAGTCTAAGTACGCCACACACAGTATAAACCATCGCAGCAGCAGTAAGAAAAAATGAAAAATCTGTGCCAGGTGTGATCGATAAACTTTTCAGAACAATTAAAGGGGGACCAGCTCCAAATGTAATTGCGTCAGCTAGTGAATCAAAAAAACCCCCAAAGCTACTTTCTGCTTTCAAAGCACGGGCGATCGCTCCATCAAACAAATCTGCAAAAGCAGATAGAAGGAGTATTCCTGCTGTTGCGGTTAACACCTGCATATCTGCTTCACCGACCGGAGTCATATTGATCTTAAATATCACAAAAAGACCACAGGTTAAGGCAAACGCGGTGATAATATTTGGAAGAACAGGAACTTTACGTGTTTTATGCATGATCTTTTCTAAATTTTTTTGAGAATCACTATATCGTTTGTTTACTTTTTTGTTAATTCAAGAGATCATTAATCCCAAATTGCCAGAATATCCTTTTTAAACCTTTAGAGCTAAAAAGCCAAGTTAGAATCGCAAAAAGAGACAGATAAGATGAATCCCTCCCCTTTTAACCAAATTGGATACGATTATCAAGGATTTAAGATTGTCAAGGTTCTTCCTATTCCAGAATTGCAATGCGTTTTGCGTGAGATTATCCACGAAAAGAGTGGAGCCTCAGTCATGCACATTGAAACTGACGATACGGAAAATCTTTTTTGCCTCTCTTTTCAGACCCTCCCAGATAGCTCAAACGGTGTAGCACACATTTTAGAACATACCGTCTTATGCGGATCACAAAAGTTTCCTGTAAAAGATCCGTTTTTTGCTATGAGCCGAAGAAGCTTAAACACATTCATGAATGCTCTAACAGGGTCAGATTTTACTTGCTATCCAGCCGCCTCACAAATCGAAAAGGATTTTTATAATTTGCTAGACGTTTATTTAGATGCTGTTTTTCACCCAAAGCTGCATGAATTGAGTTTCCGTCAAGAGGGACATCGTCTTGAGTTTGAAGTATTTGATGATCCAACAACACCTTTGGTCCATCGAGGCATCGTTTTTAACGAAATGAAAGGAGTCATGAACTCTGCAACATCTAGGTTGCAGGAGCTTCTTTCCGAAAAATTATTCCCCCATTTAACTTATGGATGTAATTCAGGGGGAGATCCGAAGATAATCCCTTATTTGAGTTACGAAGAACTCATTGCCTTTCACAAAAAATTTTACAATCCAAGCCGCTGTCTGTTCTTCTTTTATGGCAATTTACCCACACAAAAGCATTTGGATTTTATTCTAGAAAAGGCTTTAAAGGCTGTCGAAAAGGCACCCCCACTACCTATTCTTCCCTTACAACCACGCTATAAAGAACCGGTGAAAATTACAAGCTCCTACCCCCTCGCTCCACATGAAGACACAGAAGAAAAGACCTATGTCGCCTTTGGCTGGTTGACCTGCCTTTTAATTGAACAGGACATTTGCCTAGCATTGGGAATTTTAGAAATCATTTTGATGGACACGGACGCCTCTTTATTGAAAAAAAAGCTGATGCAATCGGGCTTATGTAAACAAGCGCATTCATCCACCGACAATGAAATTAGCGAAGTCCCTTTTAGCATTATTTTAAGAGGCTGTAAAGCTGAGGATGCTGATCAAATTGAGCAATTAATTTTCGATTCTCTTAATGAAATTGTTGAAACTGGCATCCCTCTTGACCTAATTGAAAATGCCATCCATCAGGTAGAGTTTTATAGAAGTGAAATTACAGGTGATCACTCTCCGTTTGGACTTTCGCTTTTCTTTCGTTCGGCTCTTTTTAAACAGCATGGGGGTAAGCCAGAATATGGCCTGATGATCCATTCTCTTTTTGAAGAACTTAGAAATCGAGTGAATTGCGACCCCCAATTTTTTGTTAAGCTGATCCAAAAATATTTTTTAAACAATCCTCATTTTGTACGCATTGTCTTTAACCCCGATAAACATCTTGAAGAAGAAGAGGTCAAAGAGGAAAAGCAAATTTTGCAAGAAATGTGCCAAAGGTTTACTAAAGAGGAAAAAGAACGCTTAGTTAACGAAGCTAAGCGGCTAAAAATCTTCCAAAAAGAGCAAGAAGAGGAAGAGCTTGACGTCCTTCCAAAAATTGATATTGAGGATATCCCTAGAAAAGCGCGCGGATTTCAACTTGACCATCAAGTCATCGATCAACTTAATATCTACCATCACAATTGCTTTACCAACGAGATTGTCTATGCTGACATGACCTTTGTTTTACCTGCCCTCCAGGAAGAAGAGCTCTTTTACATTCGCTTGCTTTCCGTCCTGTTACCACAAATCGGTGTTGGCGAGCGCGATTTTGAAGAGAATTTAAATTATATTCAGGCTCATACTGGTGGGGTTTCTACTTATCTCTCTTTAAATCTGCAGGCAGAAGATCATACGAAGTTTTTCCCCTCTTTTCATATTAGAGGCAAAGCCCTCCATCGCAAGGTAGAAAATCTGTTTTTACTAATTAAAGACATGGCTGAGAAAGCAAACTTCAACGACCTCGAGAGAATCAAAACGATTCTTGTGAAACAAATGAGCGCACTGGAGAGCAGCATCAATTCTCAAGCATTAAAATATGCCATCAACCTTTCCTCATCGGGGTTAAATCTAGCTTCTAAAATTGCCGATGAGTGGTATGGATTACCCTACTATTGGAAACTCAAAGAGCTTGTCGATCATTTCGATCAAAAAAAAGAGCTGCTTCTAGAAAAATTGCTTTACCTGAAAGATCTATTGCTCTGCGGTGGTAAACATGACTTAATTATAAGCTCTGATGACAAAATTTTTAGCTCTCTTTTTAGCCGTAACTTTTATGGGTTAGCTAATTTAAAAACCATTTCGTGTTGCCCATGGAAATGTGACTATCCACTACAGAAAGTAAGCTCTCAAGGCAGGGTAATAGCTTCCCAGGTCGCTTTTACAGGCAAAGTTTTTCCAACTGTTTCCTACGTTCATCCAGATTCGCCAGCTTTGAATATCGCGTCTTACTTATTTGACAACTTAGTTCTTCATAGGAGAATTCGCGAAGAAGGAGGAGCTTATGGAGGAGGGTCTGTTTGTAATTCTCTATCAGGGAACTTCTATTTCTATTCTTACCGCGACCCCAACATTTCCAAAACTTTAGAAGCATTTGAGGTTGCGGTAAACACGATCCTGCAAGGAGAGTTTGATGAGGAAGATCTAGAAGAAGCCAAATTTGAAATGATCCAAAGCCTAGATTCTCCCATTGCTCCAGGAAGCCGAGCAATCGTCGCTTATAGCTGGCTGCAGGAAGGTAAGACTCAGCAAATCAGGCAAAACTTTAGAGATGCTATTTTGGCCATGACGAAAGAAAAAGTCATCGACGCAGTTAAAAGACAAATTGTTCCCCATATGAATCAAAGTACTGATGTGGTTTTCGCAGGGAAAGATCTCCTCGAAAAAGAAAACCAAGCCCTTGCTACTATGGGGAAAATACCTCTAGAGATCCTTAGCTTAGATGCCCCGATTTAAAGATCACGAACAGCTGATTTTGTATTTTCCCGAAGTTTCCATTCATTCTGGGTGATGCCATAGAGAAGATGATGACTTAAAAGATGGCCATGGGGAAGATGGGGATGGGCAAAATGCCCTAATTGCTTCATCCCAATTCTCTGCATCACCCTTTGAGAAGGCTGATTGGCAAGAGCTATGAATGAGACAATTTTCTCAAGATTTAATTTTTCAAAGCCATACTTTAGTGAAGCTCGCGCGCCCTCACAAGCATAGCCCTTCCCCCAAAAATCAAAAGCAAGACGCCACCCAATTTCTACAGCAGGGGTAAAGTAGGCTTGAAAGGAAATCTGTTTTATGCCAACTTCGTAAAATTAAACGATTGGTTTCCATGAATACGTCTTTAACCAATAGTCTTTCCCTTTTTTAATCAGTAGTGAGTCCATTAGGAAGCGTCTTTTTTCTATAATGATAAGAAAGACCAGCCGATTCAATAACACCACCTCCTAAGCAAATACTGTCTTGATAAAAAACAACAGACTGACCTGGTGTAATAGCCCGCTGAGGCACAAGAAATTTAATTAAAGCTTTGCCGTCCTTTATTGACTCGATAATTGCAGGCTGATCTTTTTGTCGATAACGAATTTTCGTAGAACAGGCATAGGGGAAATGTGAGGGAGAATTTCCGATAAAGGTAAGGTCTT contains these protein-coding regions:
- a CDS encoding Uncharacterized protein (Product derived from UniProtKB/Trembl:D1R7E9); translated protein: MRTLFQDSKWSLPILILLVLAPIMSLLDMTITRFFYTIGNDPVEHFVSHPFFDFLFARGPLPAQITVAIAVVVLPLSYIFKSLRRWRETAITLILTLAIGAGLVTHLALKDHWGRPRPKQVKEFGGSQEFRPFYQPNFLHQPTPSRSFPCGHCTMGFFFFAVAIAGKRMQNKKMVFFGFALAWTLGILLSVARIAQGGHFLSDTLFSAAIMWYAALIMDWLVYADENAYSLAKARV
- a CDS encoding LexA repressor (Product derived from UniProtKB/Swiss-Prot:Q1IU64;Gene name derived from UniProtKB/Swiss-Prot:Q1IU64;EC number derived from UniProtKB/Swiss-Prot:Q1IU64), producing the protein MKTLTRSQKLVYDYVCETLKQTGIAPTFREIQNYFSFSSLGTVYNFVKILKRKGFFVDDKHASIALAKPQDILKTEQECQIPFIGLVAQGFPIETFPRTKNIKVPSSLVPAPDNTYVLKAKGETLSEERIADGDLLVVEARQEAQYGEIVLATINNYDTIVKRYYPEGSYVRLEGSHDQHQPIILEKDEVVIQGILIGLIRIY
- a CDS encoding CDP-diacylglycerol--serine O-phosphatidyltransferase (Product derived from UniProtKB/Swiss-Prot:P39823;Gene name derived from UniProtKB/Swiss-Prot:P39823;EC number derived from UniProtKB/Swiss-Prot:P39823), whose product is MHKTRKVPVLPNIITAFALTCGLFVIFKINMTPVGEADMQVLTATAGILLLSAFADLFDGAIARALKAESSFGGFFDSLADAITFGAGPPLIVLKSLSITPGTDFSFFLTAAAMVYTVCGVLRLVRFNVVSLLEKENPDLMLAGKKNFTGLPIPAAAAAVVSANLLLVSEEFRSFLPISEDTRAWILFAILIIIGYFMVSRWKFPSLKTLHIRVASFQVVLMTVLGAVIIFYGILNHFPLVFAAVTWGYVVVAWSLSITRMITGRNSTTLEDFEPEPDEFDEE
- a CDS encoding Presequence protease 1, chloroplastic/mitochondrial (Product derived from UniProtKB/Swiss-Prot:Q9LJL3;Gene name derived from UniProtKB/Swiss-Prot:Q9LJL3;EC number derived from UniProtKB/Swiss-Prot:Q9LJL3) is translated as MNPSPFNQIGYDYQGFKIVKVLPIPELQCVLREIIHEKSGASVMHIETDDTENLFCLSFQTLPDSSNGVAHILEHTVLCGSQKFPVKDPFFAMSRRSLNTFMNALTGSDFTCYPAASQIEKDFYNLLDVYLDAVFHPKLHELSFRQEGHRLEFEVFDDPTTPLVHRGIVFNEMKGVMNSATSRLQELLSEKLFPHLTYGCNSGGDPKIIPYLSYEELIAFHKKFYNPSRCLFFFYGNLPTQKHLDFILEKALKAVEKAPPLPILPLQPRYKEPVKITSSYPLAPHEDTEEKTYVAFGWLTCLLIEQDICLALGILEIILMDTDASLLKKKLMQSGLCKQAHSSTDNEISEVPFSIILRGCKAEDADQIEQLIFDSLNEIVETGIPLDLIENAIHQVEFYRSEITGDHSPFGLSLFFRSALFKQHGGKPEYGLMIHSLFEELRNRVNCDPQFFVKLIQKYFLNNPHFVRIVFNPDKHLEEEEVKEEKQILQEMCQRFTKEEKERLVNEAKRLKIFQKEQEEEELDVLPKIDIEDIPRKARGFQLDHQVIDQLNIYHHNCFTNEIVYADMTFVLPALQEEELFYIRLLSVLLPQIGVGERDFEENLNYIQAHTGGVSTYLSLNLQAEDHTKFFPSFHIRGKALHRKVENLFLLIKDMAEKANFNDLERIKTILVKQMSALESSINSQALKYAINLSSSGLNLASKIADEWYGLPYYWKLKELVDHFDQKKELLLEKLLYLKDLLLCGGKHDLIISSDDKIFSSLFSRNFYGLANLKTISCCPWKCDYPLQKVSSQGRVIASQVAFTGKVFPTVSYVHPDSPALNIASYLFDNLVLHRRIREEGGAYGGGSVCNSLSGNFYFYSYRDPNISKTLEAFEVAVNTILQGEFDEEDLEEAKFEMIQSLDSPIAPGSRAIVAYSWLQEGKTQQIRQNFRDAILAMTKEKVIDAVKRQIVPHMNQSTDVVFAGKDLLEKENQALATMGKIPLEILSLDAPI